In the Ictidomys tridecemlineatus isolate mIctTri1 chromosome 10, mIctTri1.hap1, whole genome shotgun sequence genome, ACCCATACTGGAGGCAGAGCCTGGCCCGGTCCTGGCTCTGTCCCTCGCTGCTGAGTGGCCTGGGCAAGTCTGTGAAATGCAGGCCCCAGGAGTAcatcccaggaaaaaaaaaaaaaaaaaaaaactatcccaAGAAGAACCTCAGTTTCTCCAGGGCACATGGGAGGAAGCTCCCTAGCCAAGCATCTATTCCACAGTCTGAGCCTCAATCCTCCAGCAAACCTGACTACCTGGTATCCTGCCAGCCCTGCCAGTCCCTCCTGCAGACTGGCACTGAGCCAGCACCCCCTACACAGCCCAGTGGCTCTCAGTTGTCTGGCTCCAGTGTCCACTCTGATAACCACTGCAGACAAGAGGCTCGCTGTGCCTCAGTTTCAGGAGGGAGCCGGCCTGGCTCAGGCAGCAGTGTAGAGGGGCTacagggcccagggccactgTCCATGGGGTCAGGGTCACAGGCAGCCCGTAAGGCCTGGACAAGTTGGTCAAGTGGCTGCAATAGGGTGTGTGGGCTCCAGCAGACATCCAGTGAGGGCAGGAAGGGGTCTGGTGTGCAGGCCTCCACGCACTCAGCCTGTGTAGGTATGCGCAAGTAGAAGGCGTGCAACATCATCCGGAAGGGCTGGTCCTCCTGGCCCTCAGCCTGCCCATACGTCAGGTCACCCACGATGGGGTGGCCCAGGGCACTGCAGTGCACACGCAGCTGGTGAGTCCGGCCTGCAGATGGGGTCAGAGGTCAGGCGGGGTGGGGCTACTGCATGCCCACACACCACCAGGCCCACGTTACATCCAGCAGGGTTCCTTGCTATGACTATGCAACCCCATGGTAATCGCTTGGGACAGGACCTTCCTGACCCTTGATAGGGATGAGACAATGAGGTGATGGGGCACAGGGCAGAAATTGCTCTAGGACTGCTGTGAGTGCACAGCCAGGGCAGTGCTGGATCTTACTGTAGAACCCAGCAAAATCCACCAGAGCACAGCCAGCAGCCAGCAAAAACCTCGTACCATTCTACTAGATGCTGGGTGACCCCAGCTGGCCATGCTGCCTGTGCCTTAGGCTCCTTTCCTTGTGACTGACCTCTGCCCCATGCTGGACACACCTGTAAGTGGCTTCAACAGCACCTTGGACGCTGGGCTGCCAGCATACAACCCATGTTCCAGGACCACCAGCTCTGTGAGACTCGGCTTTGGGTTCTCGCAACCTGGGTGTACAGAAGGGTGTGAGGGTGAGCTGGAACAGCCTCCAGACCCTGTTCAACCCCACTTGCCCATGTTGGCCATGTCCATGTAGGGTCCCTGCTGGATATAGATCTGTGGCCCCTGCCCCCGACTACCCTACCCTGTGTGCCCTCAATGCACATGGTGTGGGTCCGGCCCTCTGTGTTGTTCTTGCCAATGGCATGGCTGATGGTCATCTGGCTCTCCTGGACGTGGCCTCGAACCTGCCAAGCAGAGGAATTCATATGCAGCTCACAGGCCAGCCTGCCACTGTTGGGAAGGCTGATCCATGTGCGGCTTGTGGGGAGCTCTGGTCCAAGGGACCTGCTGAAGTGGGCTGGGAGTGCCAAGTCCCCACACCCCACCCTAGGGACTATCCAAGTCTTACCAGTGCTAGGTAGGCCTTGGTGACTCGCCGCTCCTTGAAGCACCTGTAAGCACTGCCTGCAGCTGCCTTGTTAAGGGCCACACACAGTGCCCCACTGGTGGAGAAGTCCAGTTGGTGGCAGAACCTGGGGAGAGACAGAGGGGAGAGGTGGCTGGATCCTGTCCTATCCTGGCCAGCAACTTCTTGACAGAGCTTCCCTTGGACAGAGGCCAGACCATCTAGGTGACTGTGTACCTGAACCCGTAGCAAGTGTCAGGGTCAGCTAGCTCTGGGAAGCGGTGCCGCAGCTGCTTCTGAAGGGTCAGGGTCTCCCGCCACGTTTTACTATCAATGCGCAGGTCCCAGTGCTTGTTTACCACCAGAAAGTCGCTGCTCCGGTAGACTATAGACAGGTTCTCCACGCTGCCTGGCTCCATGGAGGGGGCTGCCTCGCAGGTGGGAGTGAGTCCTAGGGACTGGGGGTGCCGGGCTCCGGGTCTGCAGCCACGCACCGTGCATCTCAGGCAGTGTGCAGACCCACCGTGCGCCTGCATCCGCAGGAGCCCTTGCTGCCCTGCACCGGGGCCAGGCTGGGGCGTCGGATGGGGATGGGAGTCCGACCAAAGTCAGGCGAGTCAGCTTTGTCTCAGGCTGACGGTAAGAGGGCCTTCTCCGCCCCAGACCTGGGAGAAACAGCCTGGGTGTCCAGCGCGCCCCACAAGCCTTCCCACGGGGTTATGGCCCGTTTCCCGAGTGGGCAGGGGCACCACGTCAAAGAGGCAGACCTCGGTTCGGAGCGCCCCTCCAGCTTCAGGACCGACAAGCAACCTGGCAGCGCCGTCCCGGCCTCGATGCCTCTGGGCCCCGGCTCCAGCCCCACGTCCCCGCGCCGGGCCACCGGGCACCCGGAGTCACTTCCCGGCCGACTAGTCTGCGCGCGCAGCCCCGCCTTCGCTCCGCCCACAGACCGCCCACGGCGGACAGACGACTGTTCTGGCCAATGGAGAGCATCCGTGGGCCCGCGGCTTCCACCACTACGTGATGACTCCTGCCTATTCTGCGCGCGCAGCACTTCTCCACCCCGCCCACGATCCACCTGCCGCAGACGGATGGCTGTGCGGACCAATAGAAAGTGGCTTAGGTTCCGCAGCTCCTACTACTGAGTGGTGATTCGGCTTTGTGCACGACCCCGCTCCTGCGCCTCTGACCAATGGTGAGAGCCACTGGGCATCCCGGTCGCTGATTGGCGGTCCTGGCCGCTCGGGGCGGAGCAGCGCGCGGCCTCTGCGGCGCGGGAGTTTTGGAGCGCGCGTCAGGGCTGACCCGAGCCAGTGTTGCGCAGCGCTGGGCGCCATGGAGGACTACGAGGAGCAGCTGCACGGCGTAGAGGATGACTTCCATAACCAGTTCGCGGCCGAGCTGGAGGTGCTGGCCGAGCTGGAAGGTGGGCTCGGGCCAGGGGGTCGTGACCTCCTGGAGGTCTAGGAGGGATGCGCGGAGGAAGTGGACTGTGGCCTTGTGAGGCGGAATTAGCGGGCCTGGGCGGTAGGGCGCGCCGGCCCCGCGGACTGAGGTCGGTTCCTGCCCGGGGCGGCTGCCGTGACTCCTCTTTCAGCAGCGACACCATTCCCAGCGCCTTCCAAGCGCCAGCAGCTCACCCCTGGCAGGCCGCAGCTGACGTTCGAGGAGGTCATCGCTGGAGGAGACGTGGCGGTCAGTCCCTGTCCGGCCGGATCTCCCGGGAGCCGCAAGCTCAGCACCAGGAAACGGGAGGTGGATGCCTCTGCCGGAAGGGAAGACCCTCTGCCTCCCAGTAGGTCCTCGGGATGATTCCTGGGCGCTCTGGGTGGGTGAGGCAGGGGAGAGCCTCTGCTCCCTCTGTGTGTCTCTGCAGCCCCTAAGGTCAAACGACCCAAGTTGGAAGCGGTCAAGAGGCTGGACTTCGGGCCCAAGAGGGAGGAAACGCTGCTTCCTGACTCCCCGCCAAGGGACATCACGCCCCCACTGAGTCCTGATGTCCCCCCTGAACTCTTGGGTGCTGGGTGTGTGACTGGGGCCCTCCTCACACTACATCTGTCCAGGAGGGACCTGGAAAGCTCCCTTTCCCTGGATTAGGCCCTGTGGGAGGGTGGGCTCAGGCACTCCATCTGGGAGTGACAGGAGGCAGAGTCCCTGAGACAGCCTTGTTCCTCCCCAGGACTCCAGATACAGGTTCCAGGCAGGCCTTGCCAGGTACCTGCAATCCTGTTCTGAGGCGACCCCCAGTCTTAGAGGATTTCATCAATGTGACATCCACCAGCGGCGACCGGGTTTTTCTGGTGCTGCATGCTGACCCTACAGGCACTGGGGTGAAGGTGGAGTCTGCATGGGGCTGATTGTGGCCTTCCTGAGGGATGGGCATGTTGGGGCTATTTAAGAAAGAACCCTAGGCCTCATGTCCCCATTGGGCTCTCAGCAGACTTGGCAGGTGGCTGCCTGGTTTGCTAGAAGTGGgtgtgcctggggctgggggagccAAGCTGCTTTGGGGGGTGCAGCTGTAGAGGAGACAGCCTTCTGGTGCCCTGCTGCCATCCCAGCTGTTCACATGCCCTCCACCCTGTGCACTGCCGGAAGGGAAGACCCTCTGAGGTGGGGAGGgtccccctttctctttctctacccTTTATGCCTTCCCTTTCTTGGACCTGTTCCCGCTGGGGTGGCTTCCTCCCTTGTCCCTGATCAGATAGAGTTTCATCTGTTTCCCTTGGCCAGCTTCTGTGGGGGGTGGAGTTTTTGGTGACCCCATGGCCTTTGAGGGGGTCTAGAGGTAACTGCTGCCTTTGTCCTACCCAGAGCCCTCTCTTGGATGTCCAGTGGCGAGGCCATGGCCAGCTGGACCTGCTGGGTGTGTCTTTCAGCTCCCTGAAAGAGCAGGTCGACAATGAGGTGGGGTCTGTAGAGCTTACTGGGGGGAGTGCTGGGGTTTTGGCTACTGGAGATGTCCTGACCTGCACCTCTCTTTGCATAGCGGCACCAGCGATTGCTGGAGGAGGCCCAGCGGCTCTCAGATACTCTGCACAGGTGACTTGGTGGGCTTGTCCACCTCGGGACCCTTTCTGGTCTTAGCCTGATTCTTGCGGAGTATATGCTTGATATGGTCCCTGTGAGCAGTAAAGGCATGAACACATTAGCTCAGGACACAATACTCTCCAGCCTTAGGCCTGAAGAAGAAGAGGCCCAGCCTATGGAGGTCCCAGAGCAGGAGACTGCTGGTGTCCAAGACACATCCCAACACTGCCTTTGGGTGGATGAGTTTGCACCCAAGCATTACACAGAGCTGCTCAGTGATGACGTGAGTGTCCTTCTTGGTTGTGACTGGCTTCAGTTAACTACAGGGAGAGACCTAGCATCCAGCTGGCCTTTGCATTGCCAGTCCCCTGGGCTGTTGGAATGAAGTGGGAGTCTAGTTTGCCACAATGAGTTGCAAATGGGGAAACAGCATAGAGCTGTTTTACTGCTGGTCACTGCCACAAGCCTGCTCCCTTTCCTGCACTGAGCACTTCACTGGCTGGGTTTCTTAGGGAGGGTAGGGAGTTATGGAGGCTGGGGCCAGGTCTGAGGGCATGGAGGCCCTGGTGTGGGCACCATTGTGTCATCTCTGCCAAGGGACTGGTGCCTGGACCCTCCCCTTCTTGAGCCTCGGTGTCCCATCTGTCTTGGTGCTCATGGTTGCAGATTGATGTGAGGGGCAGGCAGGGGTCCCTCCCATAGGCCAACCTTATCTTCCTGCAGTTCACCAACCGCTGCCTCCTCAAGTGGCTGAAACTCTGGGACCTTGTGGTGTTTGGCCATGAGAGGCCTGCCCGGAAGCCCAGGTCCAGTGTAGAGCCAGCAAGGATTGGCAAGGAGGCCACAGCCCCTGGCAAGTGGAAAAGCCATGTGCAGGTGCTAGAGGAGATGCTGGAGGCTGAATTGGATCCAAGCCAGCGACCCCGGCAGAAGGTAAGCCCCATCCAGCTGTGCTGCACACCCACGGAGCCTGGGGCTGTGCCACAGGGCAGCTGGTGTTGTTGTGCCTCCAGGATCTATGAGTTTGAGACATGCCAGGTCTTTAGCTACTCTAGAGGCTGTGGGGGTCAGTTTGGCATGAAACACCTGTGTTCGGAGTTTGAACTTGATTTCATTCTCTTGACAATTTTGGTAAAGTCAGTGTCCCCAAGAGGGTCCTGTACCACACCAGCATGATCTGGGTGAATGGTAGGTCGTTGCCCAAGTAAATTGCCCTTGCagggttttcttttcctgtcttgAGGACTGTTGTGCCCTGAGTACTGGGACTGATAGTCTCATGTGATGGCTGGGTGGGTTGGGGTGCGCCTCTGGCTGGTGGCCAGGCTTCCCCCTGCCATGGCTTGCAGCGCATCTTCATCTGTCTTGGCTGCAGGTGGCACTGCTCTGTGGGCCCCCAGGCCTGGGCAAGACCACGCTGGCACACGTGATTGCAAAACATGCTGGGTATTGCGTGGTGGAGATGAATGCTAGGTGGGTAACATGGAAGCCCTATTCTTTGGTCTCCTGTCTGTTCTGACATGTGTGGTGGAGTTTGGGCTGCAGTCCTGAAATCCAGCTCTGGTTGTTTTTGCCTCATGGAGGGGCGGGGGCCTTGGGTGTGTGGTCTGTGGGTTCGCAGCCTTCCTCAGTGGCCTCTGCACAAGGCATGGCTCATGTCTTGAGGCCCTCCTGCTGAGGCCACTGTTGCCCCATGATACTTTCCTGCTGGTCTCACTATTGCAGTGATGACCGCAGCCCCGAGGCCTTTCGTGTTCGCATCGAGGCAGCCACGCAGATGGAGTCAGTGTTAGGTGCAGGCGGAAAGCCCAACTGTCTGGTTATTGATGAGATTGATGGGGCCCCCACGGTGAGCCTCCTTGCTGCCCTAGAGAGGAGGGTGGGCTGGCACCAGGGCCTCAGCTCATTACCTTGCTGTTCACCTTCCTGAAGGCTGCCATCAATGTTCTGTTGAGCATCGTGAACCGCAAGGGTCCACAGGAGGCAGAACTAGGGGCCCCAGCTGTGCCCTCAGGTGGGGGCCGCCGGCGCCGAACAGAGGGGGGCCTCCTGATGAGGCCCATCATCTGCATCTGCAATGACCAGTGAGTCGGGTAGCTGGACAGGGCTCCTGATGGGAGAGACCTAGGGCTCTGGGGAGAAGCCCCTGCACATGGCCTCCTATCTACAGGTTTGCACCATCTCTGCGGCAGCTGAAGCAGCAGGCCTTCCTTCTCCACTTCCCACCCACTCTGCCCTCAAGGCTGGTGCAGCGGCTCCAGGAGGTCAGCAGGGCATAGCATGCAGCCAGGGCTGCACAAAGACTTCGGGTGGGGGGATCTGGCCCTATCTTAGCCCCCCTTGCTTTCATCCCCTCCTCTACCAAGGCCCCTGGTACTGGTTCCAGGACCAGCTTGGCCCATGGGGTGGATGGTCGAGTAGGGTTGGGGGCCAATTCCAGGTACCTGCAGCCTGTCACTTACAAGATGAAGGGTGCTATTTATCTGTTTGTAGGGAACAGGATTATGGTCACAGGGTGGGCTCTGAGGGCAGGCTGTTCTCTGAGAGCAGTGGGAAGGTACTCCAGCACCCCAGCACTGTAGGCCTCCTTGGGCAGGGCATGGCATCCAAGCCCAGCACTTGAGCACCCTCCTGTAGGTCTCCCTGCGGCAGGGTGTGTGGTCCAAGCTTAGCACTTGGGCACCCTCCTGGTAGGTCTCCTTGCGGCAAGGCATGCGGTCCGACCCTGGTGCACTGGCAGCCCTCTGTGAGAAGACAGACAATGACATCCGTGCCTGCATCAACACTTTGCAGGTGGGCAGGCACCCAGGTGGGGCAAGGTCGGGGGAGGGTGCTGTCTCTCACCCACCACCTGTTTCCAGTTCCTGCATGGGCGGGGACAGCGGGAGCTCAGTGTACGGGATGTGCAGACCACCCACGTTGGCCTTAAGGACCAGCGCAAGGGGCTGTTCTCCGTGTGGCAAGAGGTCTTCCAGCTTCCCCGGGCCCAGAGGTAGGCAGTGTGTggcaggccagcctcagcactatGGCCACGGTGCTCAGCACTGTGTGTGTGGACCAACACCAACTTTAGCAACAGAGACCCAGTGCCAGGAGGCCTTTGAGACTCCGACTTGGCCTCCCTTACCCCTGGGTCCCCACAGCCTGCATGGCTTAGGGCCAGTGGCAGAAGCCACCTGGACACCTTGGTGGGAGGGTGCTTCAGGGTGTGGCTGGGATCACCCATGTCTTTGCCACCTGAGCCAGACCAACAGGCCTCAGGTGGGCAGGGAACAGTCGTGTCTGCCCTGACTGAGGTTTGGGGCCCAGTGAGGATGCTGACCTGGTCAGTGTCCTGAGGACAGAGGGGAGGCACTGGGAGTGGGGAGCTCTTGGGTCTGTGGAACTTGGTTTTCCTGGTCTCCTGAGGACTGCCCACCCCAAGGGGAATTCCAGAGCAGGGGCTTTCTGGATACTGAAGCTGAAGTCTTAGGCAACCCTAGGCAAATGGCACAGACCTAGACCAGCAAAGGCAGCAGAACACCACCCCGGAGACTGCCTGGGCTGGGTGGGACCGGGCTTCGAGGCTGTCAGGGAGTGCTGGGTGCCTCTGCTTGCCACTAGATTCCATCTCAGCTCAGCACCCTGCTGCCCCTGCAGGCGACTTATTGGCCAGGTCTCAACCCTGCCAGCCCACTCGCTCCTGCTCAGTGATGGGGACATGGGCTCCCTCACTTTGGCCTCCCAGCGGTTCTACCACCTCCTGCGCATCACCACCTCAGCAGGCGAGCATGAGAAAGTGGTTCAGGTACCTGCCCTCCATTGCAGACCTCTCCCCTGTGCAAGGGAATGGACAGTGAACAGCAAGTGCTTTCTGGACAGTGTTGTGTGAGGAGAAGGTGGGGCAGAGCAAGATGTGGAGGGATGGGCCTCAGAGTTCTTTGGGGTGCAGGGAGGCAGGGAACCTGGATCTCTAATGAGGGGTTGCTCTGGCTGCTGTGGGAGCTAAggggtgggtccctgggggctggGAAGGGCTGGTTTCTGGATAGCAGGAGAGGGTGAGGTTTTGGTCTAAGCAGGTGGCAAAGGCACCCCTGCCCCCCAGGAATCCCTAAGCTGCCTCCCAACTCTAAGCAGCTTTGGATTAGCAGCTGGGACTCATCTGTCGGTCCAGAAAGTCATGGTGCAGAGGGGCAGCAGGGGTGGGACTCCCTGGGGGGCCAGCGGGGCCTCTGTGCCCTGGATTCTGGTGGGTGGAGATTCTTTTTGGCTGTgttggggaggggctggggctggactcTGTTGGCTCTGGGCTCCTAGAAGCAGTGGGTGGGTGGTTCCTACCCTCAGGGTTTTCTCAAGCAAGTGAGCTCTGGGTGGAACTCCTCAGGCCCTGCGACCTCTCCCTATAGCTGATTCCTGCACCCTGGACTTTGCAGGGTGGgcaggaggtagagagggatccTGCGGGTGGTACTTGTGTGGGTGGACGGGGCATGGGCTGTTGGACTCAGGCTGACACTTCCCGTAGGGCCTGTTCGACAACTTCCTGCGTCTCCGGCTCAGAGACTCCAGCATGGGTGCTGTGTGCACAGCCCTTGACTGGCTGGCCTTTGATGACCTGCTGGAGCGCGCTGCCCACCATGGCCAGAGCTTCCAACTTCTGCGCTACCTGCCCTTCTTGCCTGCAGCCTTCCACGTACTCTTTGCATCTAGCCATGTGCCACGGATCACCTTCCCCAGCAGCCAGCAGGAGGTGTGTCCTGTGCCTGCCTGTGTCCAGGGTCTGACCCTGGCACATTCTGGGACCCAACCCTGGCTCATCCTCTTCCCAGGCCCAGAGCCGGATGAGCCAGATAAGGAACCTGATCCAGACGTTGGTGGCAGGCATTGCACCGGCCACCCGCAGCCAGGCCACGCCCCAGGCCCTTGTTCTGGACACCCTTTGCCTGCTACTAGACATCCTTGCTCCCAGGCTGCGGCCAGTGAGTGCTGAGTGCCGAGGGAAGGGTGGGCTCCTGGCTGGAGCGGCCCTGCCTGCTCAGCCTGTCCCGCTGTTCCCAGGTAAGCACACAGCTGTACAGTGCCCGTGAGAAGCAACAGCTGTCCAGCCTCGTAGGCACCATGCTGGCCTACAGCCTCACGTACCGCCAGGAACGCATGCCTGATGGGCAGTATCTCTACAGGCTGGAGCCGTGAGTCCTCCggcacacagggctggggaggcctCCGGGCTGCAGATCGGGCACCAAGGCCAATGTGGTCTTGGTGAGGCACCAGTGTCATCTCCAGCTCAGCCTCTTCCAGATGTGGCTGAGTTGGGGACCTTGTTCTGCTCTGGGTCAACCATGCCTTGGACTGCTTCCCTGGCCTCAGTGTCCCATAGGAGTGGCTCCTGAgccccccaccctcaccctggGTGGCCTGTGTGTGCCTACAGCTTCCCAGGGCTCTGTGGGAGCAGAGTGGCAGGAGGCATAGGCGGGATGATGTCTTGCTCCCCACAGCCTGGCGGGTTCCACCTAATCCCCTCTTAGAGTTCAGGAAATAGGCTGAAGGCAGTTAGTTCTAGACTGCCCTGGGGCTGGGAAAGGGCAGCTCCAGGACCTGGTTCCACACCCAACTCTTAGGTTGTGCTATGTGGGGTTGGTGGACCAAGGGGAAGATTGGCTCTGGCCCTGCTGACTGGTGCCTTGGTGTCCTGCCTTGTGTACCTGAGCAGGAACGTGGAGGAGGTCTGCCGCTTCCCTGATCTGCCTGCCCGTAAGCCTCTCACCTACCAGGCCAAGCAGCTCATTGCCCGGGAGATCGAGGTGGAGAAGATGCGGCGGGCAGAGGCCTTTGCCTGGGCTGGGCACAGCTCCCAGGTGATCCTGTTTGGGGGCATTGGACAGAGTGGGTCCTGGGTGGGAAGGGCCCTGGAGTGGACGCTTTCCATGGTCTAGGTCTGCCCAACCAGCCCTTATCCCACTATTCCTTACAGGTGGACCAGCATCCCCCAGGGCCGGAAGGCCTGCTGGGGTGCAGTGGGGGTGAGGCAGTGAAGCCGTTTGTCCCATGCAACCACAAGCAGAGGCTGGAGCACATCATGAAGAGAACAGGACTGGAGGAGCAGGTGGGGGGTGGAGGCATGGCCCCAGGATCAGGACTGGTGTGGGCAGGGTTGCTGGGAGTGGGGTGAGGAGCCTCTGCTGGCTCTGAGTCCCAAGGATCCACCTGTTGGTCCTGCCCCTAGTCCTCTTGGCAAGCCTGTAGTAGGCTGGGAAAGTTCTCCCAGCCCGGGGCCCTTGCTCAGATGCCCAAGGCCCTGCCAACTACTCCACCAGCCTAACAGCCCCTCTTCCCCACCAGCCTGAGAGGGACTTCTTTGGACGTGTGATAGTCAGGAGAGCTACAGCCCCAAACACAGGTGTGTGTGGGTGgccgggcggggggggggtggttgTGGGGGGCCAGGAGTTGCCCAGAACCCACTGTGTGGTCCCCACAGAGGTGGAGGCCTCCAAGAAGGACGCAGTCGAGTGGCTCATGGGCACAGCAGTGGGCAGGAGCCAGGTCTGGTTCCGCTTCAACGAGGGTGTCTCCAACGCGGTGCGGCGCAGCCTGTACATCCGGGACCTGCTGTAGTGTACCGACCCCAGGACCCCAGGCCTCACCTCCCGCAGGGAATGTACAAAGCACAGATACTGGAGAAGTCTTTATAAAGTCACACCTCTCACACGCAGAGTTGGGCCTGGGCTCACAGGATGGCACACTTGCCCTTCTCCACCCAGGGGTTGTTCTTCATCAGGTCTGGGTTCAGGAAGGGGTCTTTGGGGATGCCATCCTCGATCCATTTGAGGAGCCTGTGGGTGGGGGCAAGATGAGTGCAGGTCCTTCTGTGGCCTCTACCCGCCCCAGGGCCTGGTCCTGGCTCACAAATGAACAGTGAGGCCAGGCAGGAAACAGGCACCACAAGGCAAGATGGACTTACTCGGGGATGGTCTTGGAGGACATCTCCCTCTTGAAGGCCAGCTGGTACTTGAGGCTCTCGACCTCCTTCTTCATCTGGGGTACATCCCACTCCTCCATGGCGTCGGGGGCTTCGGAAGTGGCCAGCCTGAggctggagggcagggaggaagcaACAACTGTGGGCTGCCCCCCAATGACCTGAGCTCCCCAGagcaaggggagggaggggtccAGCCCTGTCCTTCCCTGGGTCCACAGAGGCAAGACCAGCGCTGGGCCCAGTGTTGTCCCATGAGGCCCCATTAACAAGGCCCCACACGCCTCCCCCTGCCCAGTGGGGCTAATTAGCTGCTGAACACTTCCATCTTGGACCCACACGAGGACGGGCCACTCTCCTCTGCCCCCAGGGACAGCACGACAGGCACTGGTGTGCCCAGACCAGCTCCTCCACCCTTTGGTCAGGCCCACAGACCATCCAGTGGGGGGCAGGCTGAGGACCCCTGGATGCTGGATATGTCCTGGCCCTCCTGTGCAGTGTCTGCTTTGCATGGCAAAGCCCACTAGGCAAGTTGGTCCTGGGCTGGGCAGATTTGGCTGCAATTTGCATTTCAGGTGGAGTGGGGCATGTGGAGGATCTGGGGAAGTGGGCCTCAGCCCTTGGGCCAGTGTCTGCAGCAGCCTTTAGGCCACTGGCCTCGGCTTCCCATCCTACCAGGAGGAGCTGCAAGCTGGGAGCTCTTAGGAGACCTGGCAGTTGTGGGCCGTGAGGATGGGCAGCCCTTTGCTGCTCCTACTCCCAGCCCACTCCAGCGTACATGTGGGCCGCCCGCAGTTCCTCAGCTCCCAACCCTGGCATCCTCCACTTTGGAAGGGGACTGGGGGCGCCCCTATTTCAGGCCCAGGAGCTGTCCTGGGCAAAATCTCCGTCCCAGGGTGCTGCGCTAAGCCTGGCCAGGGGAAGGGCCAAGGGCTTGGCGGTGGTTCAAGCCTCGGCCGCAATCGGCCAGGGTAGGAGGGGTTGGCAGAGGATCCCTCAGGAGTGAGAATGAGCCAGGAATCGGTGGGGGAATGCAGTTCTCCTAAAGACCCAAGTTCCAGCGGCCCACCCTGGTGCGGGGCTCTTCTCCCGCGGCCTGGCACGCGGACAGCCACGTGGGCGTGGGCGCGCTCGCGCGTGGACCCCTCCGGGGCTGGGGGTCCACGGCCCTGCCCACGCCCGTGCCGCACCCGCCCTACCTGCCGCCGCTGCCGGAGCCCGGCCGCCGCCCGCGCACCTCGCGACGCCCCCGGTCGCGGCGCACGGCGGCGCACGCGGGCACTGCGGGTGGCGCGCACGGCGCAGGACAGACGCGGCTCGGCGGCGCGGCGCTGGGGTCACTCCACCAGTTGGCCCGCTGGGTAGCTATCCTAGCCCCAGGGATTAGGGTCTGTTCAGAGGGACGGATCTAAGCGAGTACTGGGGCCTGGGTTTCCCTCTATGCAAGAGACCTGTTCATTGGACTTACTTTGTAAGGTGACAACGAGGGTCAAGTGATGGCAGAGGCCAAGTTATGGCGAGGTGACAGCGAGGACCAGATGATGTTCGTGCGGAGTGAGTCTGAGCTGTGAGGCTGGCAGAGTGTTGGTTGGCGCCCCGCCTTCTGCCACCTGGGCCCTGGCACCGCCTCCTCAGGGCCAGGCTGACCCTAGGAGCTCGGCATCCCCCAGTGGGCGGGACATCTATTCTGGGCCGTGTGGGACTGGCACCGCCTCCTCAGGGCCAGGCTGACCCTAGGAGCTCAGCATCCCCCAGTGGGCGGGACATCTATCCTGGGGCGTGTGGGACTGGCCCAGCCTCAGGATCAGCTCTGGAGCTGGGCTAAGAGTTCTTCAACTCCATTGAGTGGTCTCCTGGATGCCTTGTCCTAGTACTGGGACTTCGGTAGGCTAAATCTGTACCCCAGCCCAAGAGGCCCATATGATCAGGGTCTTCCCACGCTCCAGTACTCCCAGCTGAAAGTAACTGGGCCAGGACCCTCTGCAGTCTCTAACCCACAGCATGCAGGTGGTCCTCAGTAGTGTCTACCAATGGAGGGATTGTGTGGCCTGTAGGCCCAGGGTGTGAGCCTGTCCTGCCAAGGACCTGGTCTCTGCAGAGTTGCTTCCTGCTCTGGTTCCTGTTCCTCCTTCCAAGGCAGCGGCCCCCATTCCCAAGGGCCAGGGTA is a window encoding:
- the Gng13 gene encoding guanine nucleotide-binding protein G(I)/G(S)/G(O) subunit gamma-13, with the protein product MEEWDVPQMKKEVESLKYQLAFKREMSSKTIPELLKWIEDGIPKDPFLNPDLMKNNPWVEKGKCAIL